A stretch of Hydrogenothermus marinus DNA encodes these proteins:
- a CDS encoding DUF507 family protein — protein sequence MKLPAKLVERVSDNIIDELIENHIIEPENPEEFKGKVKEIIVHAIEEEKEIEQEAERLVEENLHIVQSEELRYSTAVKKVKEKLAEERNIHLDPEERMNQVAHRIKKLIETDDTVEIFEHPNKIRKRIFEKLKQLVREERDIDREVRRRIKSYSKKILEGTPEWKILYNRIYQDELIKRGLA from the coding sequence ATGAAACTACCAGCAAAGCTGGTGGAAAGAGTATCAGATAATATTATAGATGAATTGATAGAAAATCATATAATAGAGCCAGAAAATCCTGAAGAGTTCAAAGGGAAAGTAAAAGAAATAATAGTTCATGCTATAGAAGAAGAGAAAGAGATAGAACAAGAAGCAGAAAGATTAGTAGAAGAAAATCTTCATATAGTCCAATCAGAAGAACTAAGATATTCTACTGCTGTTAAAAAGGTTAAAGAAAAGTTAGCAGAAGAAAGAAATATACATCTTGATCCTGAAGAAAGAATGAACCAGGTAGCCCACAGAATAAAAAAACTTATTGAGACAGATGATACTGTTGAAATTTTTGAACATCCAAATAAAATTAGAAAAAGAATATTTGAAAAATTAAAACAGCTTGTTAGAGAAGAAAGAGATATAGACAGAGAAGTAAGAAGAAGAATAAAATCTTACTCAAAGAAAATATTAGAAGGAACCCCTGAATGGAAAATTCTTTACAATAGAATTTACCAAGATGAATTAATAAAAAGGGGTCTTGCTTAG
- the hisC gene encoding histidinol-phosphate transaminase → MFLDRFKDFKAYKTETTPTKVKLSSNENPYELPGWLKEEIANEIKKLSFNRYPDPTYKQLKEIIANHYNIKPENIVLGNGSDELIEILIKSVGDIKNPVMYPVPTFPMYRVYSDVLNRPKAEFELDANFQLRKESVDKALEQKPDVAFFASPNNPTGNSFDKELIKYVAKNNVFTVVDEAYIDFSDKEDFLKEALSKENIIVIRTFSKIGLAGIRLGVLIANEEIASILDKVRSPFNITLPTEAVAKVVLTKGKEVIKEQIEKIKSERERVIKEILKLNNIKVYPSDANFFLIKVADADKIHKKLIEKGVLVRNMSYLPKLEGCLRVSIGTPEENNFFLEAIKSII, encoded by the coding sequence TTGTTTTTAGATAGATTTAAAGATTTTAAAGCATACAAAACTGAAACAACTCCTACAAAAGTAAAGCTTTCATCAAATGAAAATCCTTATGAACTACCCGGTTGGTTAAAAGAAGAAATAGCAAATGAGATAAAAAAATTATCTTTTAATAGATATCCTGATCCAACATATAAACAATTAAAAGAGATAATAGCTAATCATTATAATATAAAGCCTGAGAATATAGTTTTAGGAAATGGTTCTGATGAGCTAATAGAAATTCTTATAAAATCAGTTGGTGATATAAAAAATCCTGTAATGTATCCAGTGCCTACATTTCCTATGTATAGAGTTTATTCAGATGTTTTAAATAGACCAAAAGCTGAATTTGAGCTTGATGCAAATTTTCAATTAAGAAAAGAAAGTGTAGATAAAGCTTTAGAACAAAAACCTGATGTTGCATTTTTTGCATCTCCAAATAATCCTACAGGAAATAGCTTTGATAAAGAATTAATAAAATATGTTGCTAAAAATAATGTTTTTACAGTAGTAGATGAAGCATATATTGATTTTTCTGATAAAGAAGATTTTCTAAAAGAAGCATTAAGTAAAGAAAATATTATAGTAATAAGAACTTTTTCTAAAATTGGACTTGCAGGAATTAGACTTGGAGTATTAATTGCAAATGAAGAGATAGCATCTATATTAGACAAAGTTAGATCTCCTTTTAATATTACATTACCTACAGAAGCAGTTGCAAAGGTTGTTTTAACAAAAGGAAAAGAAGTTATAAAAGAGCAAATTGAAAAAATAAAATCTGAAAGAGAAAGAGTTATTAAAGAAATATTAAAGCTAAACAATATAAAAGTTTATCCGTCTGATGCTAATTTCTTTTTAATAAAAGTAGCAGATGCTGACAAAATACATAAAAAGTTAATTGAAAAAGGTGTTCTTGTAAGAAATATGTCGTATCTTCCAAAATTAGAAGGTTGTCTTAGAGTTTCCATAGGAACTCCTGAAGAAAATAATTTCTTTTTAGAAGCCATAAAATCTATAATATGA
- a CDS encoding TIGR01906 family membrane protein codes for MRKFIFFVLVFISPFWILGISSRLVFNNWFIDFEYSRKDFPKDRFGLDNEYRRKLAKLGLKAVLSKEGLEEFKKAKLPDGRKAFRQKEINHMKDVNKFLSILFPLSYFLFILWLLGLIFLKDLRKSMLLYSGIFSILFLISIGLLSFTDYNKAFEIFHNFFFGKTSWRFSNTDTLLRIYPMKFWFNGTVAIGVIFIIISSLILVSGNFIKKND; via the coding sequence ATGAGGAAATTTATATTTTTTGTTTTAGTTTTTATTTCACCTTTTTGGATTCTAGGTATATCTTCAAGGTTAGTATTTAATAACTGGTTTATTGATTTTGAATATTCAAGAAAAGATTTTCCAAAAGATAGATTTGGTCTTGATAATGAATATAGAAGAAAGCTTGCAAAATTAGGTTTAAAAGCTGTTCTTTCTAAAGAAGGATTGGAAGAGTTTAAAAAAGCAAAACTTCCAGATGGAAGAAAAGCATTTAGACAGAAAGAAATAAATCATATGAAAGATGTAAACAAGTTTTTATCTATACTTTTTCCTTTAAGTTATTTTCTTTTTATATTATGGCTATTAGGATTAATCTTTCTTAAAGATTTAAGAAAAAGCATGCTTTTATATTCAGGAATATTTTCTATTCTTTTTTTAATATCTATTGGACTACTTTCTTTTACAGATTATAATAAGGCCTTTGAGATATTTCATAATTTCTTCTTTGGTAAAACAAGTTGGAGATTTTCAAATACAGATACACTTCTTAGAATATATCCTATGAAATTTTGGTTTAATGGAACTGTTGCAATTGGTGTTATTTTCATTATAATATCTTCTTTAATTTTAGTTAGTGGTAATTTTATTAAGAAAAATGATTAA
- a CDS encoding radical SAM protein — protein MIKIKEIINDDINKLFELETDDNFTIESVFYRGNTLCVSSQVGCPIKCLFCASGMKGLIRNLTFEEIIQQYENAEKENITNITFAGIGEPLLNWENVQKAFWYFKEKGLKVSFYTTGFPLKNFKQLLNLPHNGVSLSLHAVSEENRKKLIPKSASIDKLISILKEHTEKLSNRKRKLYSLAYLLIKDINDSKEELDRLAEIAKELKFSISLLKYNEIEGIPYKTTTDEDYEKTFLYLKNKGLKITLSNKYRTRKIGGCGTLMINRLKS, from the coding sequence ATGATTAAAATTAAAGAAATTATAAATGATGATATTAACAAGCTTTTTGAACTTGAAACAGATGATAACTTCACAATAGAATCTGTTTTTTATAGAGGAAATACTCTCTGTGTATCATCACAGGTAGGATGTCCTATTAAATGCTTGTTTTGTGCATCTGGAATGAAGGGATTAATAAGAAATTTAACTTTTGAAGAGATTATTCAGCAATATGAAAATGCAGAAAAAGAAAATATTACAAATATAACTTTTGCAGGGATTGGAGAACCTCTTTTAAACTGGGAAAATGTCCAAAAAGCCTTTTGGTATTTTAAAGAAAAAGGATTAAAAGTAAGTTTTTACACAACAGGATTTCCTTTAAAAAATTTTAAACAGCTTTTAAATTTACCTCATAATGGTGTAAGTTTATCATTACATGCAGTCTCTGAAGAAAATAGAAAAAAGCTTATACCAAAGAGTGCAAGTATAGATAAATTAATTTCTATTTTAAAAGAGCATACTGAAAAACTTTCAAACAGAAAGAGAAAACTTTATTCCTTAGCTTATTTATTAATTAAAGATATTAATGATTCAAAAGAAGAACTTGATAGATTAGCAGAGATAGCAAAAGAATTGAAATTTTCAATATCCTTATTAAAGTATAATGAGATAGAAGGAATACCATATAAAACAACAACTGATGAAGATTATGAAAAAACTTTTTTATATTTAAAAAATAAAGGACTAAAAATTACCCTTTCAAATAAATATAGAACAAGAAAGATAGGTGGCTGTGGAACATTAATGATTAACAGGTTAAAATCATAG
- a CDS encoding sensor domain-containing protein: MKEYDIQEKLLKASKYAIALINEKGYYVDQNKIHENLIKYSIEELKNKTPEVYLGKQFYKIIETIKKDGFFAGEVECTTKEKKRLKCFLIAFPIKINNKTFYIGIKDEISNLKEELLDIILNKSNIGIAIYRDKILYVNSYVEKITGYTANELKNMKVLDLIDDKFKEEIKERIKKRLKGEKLTFSGIIKLKTKDGKGKWIYITTNTILYEGKYAGISTVIDVTQQKQLEEKLYHIQNYDSITDLPNKNLFYEELKTYINEAKRGEKKLAILLLDIYNFTEINESYGRYIGDKLLKQIAKRIQESLFDRDLVARYGSDEFIMAIKDIKNIENLSIILNKLKNSLLKPFNIEGLEIYPNYNIGITIFPTDGKTPDDLIRHAEIALKHAKQKGLNATSFFNKKINESFNKKVEIITQLKKAIQFKEFDVYFQPKVDLKTGKIIGAEALARWKIPPTEFIPILVEVNLMFDAGCAITEKALSYTSQLLKINPDLKIAINMSFEQLKYDTYPQKLWDLAAKYNVPAKNIIIEITETETMKNPDENLRRLNAMKEMDFDISIDDFGTGYSSLKYLKLIPCSEIKIDMSFIRDMLIDKNDEELVKIIINISKIMGVKTVAEGIETKEQLEKLKELGCNYGQGYYFAKPMPFEDFKSFLKQR, translated from the coding sequence ATGAAAGAATATGATATACAGGAAAAGCTTTTAAAGGCTTCAAAATATGCAATAGCCTTAATAAATGAAAAAGGTTATTATGTAGATCAAAATAAAATACATGAGAATCTTATAAAATATTCAATTGAAGAATTAAAAAATAAAACTCCTGAGGTATATTTAGGTAAGCAGTTTTATAAAATTATTGAGACTATAAAAAAAGATGGATTTTTTGCAGGAGAAGTAGAATGTACTACAAAAGAGAAAAAGAGACTTAAATGTTTTCTTATAGCATTTCCTATAAAAATAAATAATAAAACCTTTTATATTGGAATAAAAGATGAAATTTCAAATTTAAAGGAAGAACTTTTAGATATTATATTAAATAAGTCAAATATAGGTATTGCAATATATAGAGATAAAATTTTATATGTAAATTCTTATGTTGAAAAAATTACAGGATATACAGCTAATGAATTAAAAAATATGAAAGTTTTAGATTTAATAGATGACAAGTTCAAGGAAGAAATTAAAGAAAGAATTAAGAAAAGGTTAAAAGGAGAAAAGCTTACTTTTAGTGGTATTATAAAATTAAAAACTAAAGATGGAAAAGGAAAATGGATATATATAACTACAAATACTATACTATATGAAGGAAAATACGCAGGAATATCTACAGTTATTGATGTCACACAACAAAAACAATTAGAAGAAAAACTTTATCATATTCAAAATTATGATTCTATAACAGATTTACCTAATAAAAATCTTTTTTATGAAGAACTGAAAACATATATAAATGAAGCCAAAAGAGGAGAAAAAAAATTAGCAATTTTACTTTTAGATATATATAATTTTACAGAGATAAATGAAAGTTATGGTAGATATATTGGAGATAAATTATTAAAACAAATAGCAAAAAGGATTCAAGAAAGTTTATTTGATAGAGATTTAGTTGCAAGATATGGCTCTGATGAATTTATAATGGCTATTAAAGATATTAAAAATATTGAAAACTTATCTATTATTTTAAATAAATTGAAAAATTCATTATTAAAACCTTTTAATATTGAAGGATTAGAAATATATCCTAATTATAATATAGGTATAACTATATTCCCAACAGATGGTAAAACTCCTGATGACTTAATAAGACATGCAGAAATTGCTTTAAAACATGCAAAACAGAAAGGATTAAATGCTACATCTTTTTTCAATAAAAAGATAAATGAAAGTTTTAATAAAAAAGTAGAAATAATAACTCAATTAAAAAAAGCTATCCAGTTTAAAGAATTTGATGTTTATTTCCAGCCAAAAGTAGATCTTAAAACAGGTAAAATTATTGGAGCTGAAGCCCTTGCAAGATGGAAAATACCACCAACTGAGTTTATACCAATATTAGTTGAAGTAAATTTAATGTTTGATGCTGGCTGTGCTATAACAGAGAAAGCCCTTTCCTATACTTCACAACTTTTAAAAATAAATCCTGATTTAAAAATTGCTATAAATATGTCTTTTGAACAGTTAAAATACGATACTTATCCACAAAAATTATGGGATTTAGCTGCAAAATACAATGTCCCTGCTAAAAATATTATAATTGAAATTACAGAAACAGAAACTATGAAGAATCCTGATGAGAATCTAAGAAGATTAAATGCAATGAAAGAGATGGACTTTGATATATCCATAGATGATTTTGGAACAGGATATTCATCTTTAAAATATCTGAAATTAATTCCATGTAGTGAAATTAAAATAGATATGTCTTTTATAAGAGATATGCTTATAGATAAAAATGATGAAGAGCTTGTGAAAATTATAATAAATATAAGTAAAATTATGGGAGTAAAAACAGTAGCTGAAGGTATAGAAACAAAGGAACAGTTAGAAAAATTAAAGGAATTAGGTTGTAATTATGGGCAAGGATATTATTTTGCAAAACCTATGCCTTTTGAAGATTTTAAATCCTTTCTAAAACAAAGATAG